cGTTCTTGCTGTAGTGTTCAATCTTTTCTTGTTCCACAACGCCTGTCGTCTATTCTTTCGGGCGGGCGATCTCGATGCTGAGTCATCGAGGGCAGGCTCCTGTCGAGATTACGACTCtgcgagacgcctgcgctgcagcagaccgCTCTCCGCATGCATCAGGTTATCTGTATATGCGTTGCGTGTCCGCGCCTCCGTGCGCACTCATCCAATCTATAGCTATCAGGGTTCGATCGAGTCTGCCAAAAACAGATCCTCCCACAGGGGGCAACCGCGGCCGTAAACCTCAGGAAGATATTTGTTTTCCCAAGCGTCTGCGTGTTGCTAGCTACGGTTGAAGGAGACTTGCACGCCTCATTGTGATTATAATAAAGCTATCCTGCACGCGGCGGTGCCTGTCGGCACAGCGCGACACGCAGAAGTTTGAGGGGGAGCAGCGCGCAGGGCTAGTGGCGCAAGTGGATTAGCGGCCTCTGTCTTCGTTCAGCTTGTAGGGCTTCCTATTGCTACATAGAAACCTAAACCGCAgagggacgcagaagaaagccCCGGGGAGAGCCTGTGTCGCCAGGCGTGCTGCAAGGGGAGGCAAGGGAATGCAATTAAAACAAGCAGGAAGTTCTGGATCCCCCAGGTAGGGCGTTTGGACATTTTGAACAGGCTTCAGTCAGCGCAGCTCGAGCTCAGGGTCCTCCACAACCTCAAACACAGACAGCCGCACTTCAAATGGTTGTCTGTTGGTTTTTCGGCGTCGCAAGGGCGCGACTTCACCGAGGAGCCACGAAATACCCCGTCTCGCCGCCCCTTTAATCGTGCGGAGGGTCTCACTGGTGCCTTCGCGTAAGAAAGCGCGATCGCTGGAGAGATCCCATGTGTCAAGAATGCTAGCCGACAAGGTTTTCTCTTGTCCCCTCTGCTAAGCAGCCTACAGGAAAGAACGCAGACCGCCGCGAAGGTGTGTCTGACCTAGTCTACACATAGTGTGTTCTACTATCCTGGCGACAAAACGAAACTAAAAagagggcgcgcgcctggcaaatccaggcgcgcggcgcatggCCTGTCCTGCTCTCGGCCTCCTATGTGTGCGGCAAGGGACGCCGATGCCTGAACGAGTTGCCACCGTGGGCCCAGTGCCTAGACTCTTTGAATACCCCCCTTTCGCGCTCCATATCGACCTCCTGTGATTCGCCCTTTTCGTTGCCGCACTGCCCGCGCTGGCTTTGAAGCTCTCCTCAGTTTGAGTTATGGCGCCATTGGTTTACATCAGAATGTCAAGCTCGAGATGCCTGCTGAGCGGACTTTGGTGCCGTTTTGCGGATGCGCTGTAAGCACCATTCTCGTCTCAGCAGTGCGCCACAGGCTCTGCCGACATGGCGCCGCTTCATATTTTTTCGTCATTTCTCATCGCGGCCTCTGAGGttgcgccttctgccgcgtctttcttcgcgtcgtctccccACCGGTAtccgtcgtctctctcgcctccgcctaGCCGCATACCTTCGCCGGCGAAGGGGACGAAGGCGCTTGAGCGAGAGGGCTGCAGAAGAgcttcgccctccgcgacgacgccagTCGTCGGGTGCCCCGGTGTGAAGAGGcccggagaaggcgacgtTCCCGTCGCCCCGTATTCGGGCTCTCCCGCAGGCAGGAAAAATGCTACCTCGGTGGCCTGGATCTCCAAGATATTTCGCTTGTAGATTCGCCACGCCAGCCAGGCAGTCAAAAGGCTGAACACGCACAAGGAAGCAAAAAACCCTAGTTATTCCCGAGGAAAATGTCGCGGTAGGGCCTTTCAAAAGACGCACACAGCACACTGGACAAAAATGGCTACAAGGGTAGCAGAGACAACGCACTAGgaacgcggcgcctgggcAGCTGTAAGGCCTCATATGCAAGGGACTCAGCACTTCGAAACAGATCTAGAGGGATCCGAGGAGTTCACAGAAGCGGGGAAAGACGGAAAAAACAGAGCATATCTGTAGAAGAAATCAACTGCGTGTGGCTAGGGGGCGAGATACTCGGGTCAACAAACGGAAGGAACGCGTCGCTACCGCTTGACACGCTCAGCTGCAATCTCATCTGGGAAGGCACAGCGGCGTCGGCAAGCGGTTCCACGCATCACCGTCTGCCACCCACGCTCCTGCGCGGTTTGTGCGACTGACCTACAAGGCGGCTatgaaggaggaagagatGCTTTTTTCTGCCTGAACATCATCCGCATccctccccgcccctccctcctctgcccTCTTTGTCCCCAACTCACCAGACCAGAGGGCTgacgcagaagcagacgagtTCGACGTAGATTTGCCAGACAGCGGGCGGTCGCTCCGGCGGGTAcatgcgcggcagaggcggcggagcgcctgcctgcgtctcgTTTCTCCCAGGACCTGCGTGTTCAGGTTTGTCCTGGTAGGGCGACTgggaggcggggggcagCAGATAGGGCCGGTCGTAGACAGAAGGGTACAGCGGGCGCCAGTAGTACTGCGGGTCGAGCCAGGCTGTCCCGAAGGGCCCCGTGAATTTCATCACCAGCCAAAAGAGATCCGAGAGGCCGAGGATGAGCGcaaagaaggagagaaagaagaggcgaatgacggcgggcgtcgcggtgACGTTGAACCCGAGGAACACGAGAAAAAAATTTGAGACGGCAACTAGAGGACGGGGCGTAAGCAGTCGCGCAGTCCCCACAAGGGCCTGGAGCCCCACGGCGAGACGGAGCCAGCCTTCAGACTTGAACATCCAGCCGCAAACCGCTGAAAAACAAGTCGGccctccaggcgcgcgcggcgccccggAGGGCGCCGGGGGAGTCCCCGTCTGGGTGATCATCGCTCGTCAAAATTCTGGCGCTTTGGCGCCGTTCAGCGCCGTTCCCGCCCTtgcgctgcggagacgcgtgTCCACGCTCAGCCTTTCGCTGCAACACTCACGTGAAGGGGGAaaggccgctgcgctgcggcaTTTCAGAGGCGCTGGAACAGCCCACGGCATCCGACGAGTCTGAAGTCCGCAGAAAAACTGAGGGCAGCCCCCCAGCATggcgacgctcgcggcgccgcggcgcgccctaGTAAAGCTTCCagccacgcgcctccgcaaacagggagaggcgacgaaaaAGCTGCGAAAGGAGGCGTAGGTATACCTTAAAACAGCCCACAGGGGGGGAGAGCCAGAAGGCAAAGAAGCGTGCGGCAGTCTCCGCTTGACTCGCACGGATGACAGACAAACGAAACGGGCGCCGAGAATGGCCTGTTCCCTTAAAACGCAGACATACTGGGATTCAAAGGGGGAAACtcgaggggagagagacgaccAAAGTTGCTCGGCGAGAATGGACTCCTGAGCATGGTAGGGTCGCGATCTTTGCACCGCGGCGTACCGGCATTGACGCGCAATTTAAGAAAGGGTTATCACACACAAAGACGTCTGCTtacggctgcagcggcctcagACTCACCTCTCAGGACGAAGGTGAACGCCACAGACGACGGACTCAGTTCCAGGGTTGTAGGAAGAGAGCCAAAACAACTCCCCAAGGTCTCCAACTGCGGATGTGTGCTCAGGACTAAGAGCAGGCGCCCAGCGGAGAGGAGTCAAATTGATGCAAGATGACTGTTTGGGAACAGATTCTGTAAAGGCTGACTTTGTTGGCCTATGCAAAAGGTTTGGCGCCACCAGCTAACGCCTAAGAAGACACTCGCAGCGTAGGCTCCTCCAGACCCCTTTTCGGACAAAAGTCCTTCAGATGATGAAGCAGTGACGAAAATCTTCACTTTCCGGAAGCCACCGGATGCAGGGACGAAGGAAAGGAACCGAGAGACGGACATTCCGCAGGATGAGTCGCCGCCCTCTAGCATCTCCTCCTCCTATGGCGTCAACAAGATACAAGAcaagcgcgcacgcgcgagtcCGATGAGCCGCCTCTCCGCAAAGATGCACTCCTGGCAAGTCGAAAATCGAGGAAGGAAACTCCGAAAGTGTCTCGACAGAAGAAGCAACATGTGGAAAAAGTCGTCTTTTCACCGGAGACCGGCCGCCCGTCGGAAAAAACCGCGGATGTCTGCTTGGGGCCGGCAACAGCCGAAGCGAAGCATGGCTAGTTGCATGCGGACACAATTGCCGCTGGGTGTTTCTGAGGCACTCCAATTTGCCACAGAGACGCGAGCAAGTCCTGCATGCCGGTCACGATTGACTTCTCCACGGCCATGACGGTTTCCCCTAAAAAATACAGGTTGTTTGCTGCACTGAAATGCCGCTTTATAGGTGTCTGTCTCTTGGTGTTAGCGCGACCCGCACTAAGCCGTACGCACGATGGCAGCCCGACGAGTTCTAAGCTCCGGCATTCCGCAACCAGACACGTTGTCGGGGACTCGTGGCTCTCGCAGAATGCCGACGATATCGTTGGATAACTGGTTCGATTGAAACATGCTGGCGGTtgaggccggcggcgtctcgcgcgagcgacgaaaTGCAAGATACGGTGGCGCCCGCGGATCACCCTTTGCCTCTGTGCGTGTTCTctcgcagaggagggagagagcttCGCTTCGGTCTGGAGCTCTGAGCCACGCGGGGACGCCTGCTTGATGCTGAGTGACGTGCATCAACTCAGTTCGGccgacaggcgcgcagcggagacgtaCCGCTACCGACAGCAGCCACATGGGATGAACGCCACCAGCGTAGAGCCGTGAGAATTCGGCTCGCCtcagctgcagagactgaCTCACGCCACGATGCTTGCGCAGCTCAGGACTGTGGTGCTGCGCACGCCCACGCATACTTCCGCATTCGCGCGCGATATGTTGACTGGCTGTGTTCATCAGACCGCACACTCTCCTCCAAGTGCTTTGGCTACGCCAgtttgctgctgccgccaAGTTGCCTGCACGCCCTTCTcacgcgcttccgcgtcAACGGGCGGAAAAGCTCGtgtgaagacgacgcgctgTGGGGCCAGGCAGAGAGCCTGAGCAATTGGCGACCTGAgcagagacggcagcgcgTCTCCCCAGACCGACGCATTCCTCTGGGCGTCATGTATGGATTTCTCAGTCCTCTTAACGACGAGAGAAACCTACTACTTAGCTGCTAGTCTGATCAGTAGCGTCGTACACGGAGTGATAATCTCTGAGGCGATGAGTTagcagctttttctggggaagTGTCCGCCCCGCACGAACGGCAGCGCTTCACGGACGAGTAGAAAACATGGGGTTGGTGCCGCCACGCCTCCCACTCGGGCATCTGTATCGCCGCCCCGCGATGACTGCGTAAGGGCTTCGCTTACTCACAGGCCGTTTGAGGCTGCAATCTAAGCGCGAGTCAAATCGCCCGTAAACGCTGAGCCGTCTGGCGCAACTTGGTGCGTGTACGTGGGACAAGTGACAGCCCGAAGAGTAGCGGCGGGGATGTGTAAGCATATTGACTACGATGTGAGAAAAGTGCACGAAAAGCTCGTTGTCACGGAACACAAACGCGAGCAGTTCGCTCGGGCCTACAGGCCGGTCAGCATTTTTGTGCGTTCGCTGCCAgccacgcgcatgcgcgcgagtcAGTGCCCGCCTCCGGCAGAGTCCCCCAGCCAtccgtctgtctccttctctctgtctgtgtctctctctctgcgcgctccGCGATGCGTTGCGCGGAGGGCACTCTTCACTCTGCGCCTTgtgtgcgcggcctcgccgcagcggcgcgcaccAGTTCGCCGCGCGTTGGCCCGGACTCCTCGGTGTCTCTGCTAAGGGGGGACCGCCGCCCGACAGCCCAACTCCGCGCTCCCCTACGAGCACCACTGGCGCATCACGGAGTCGTAGGTGGGGTCCTCGTGGAGCTCGacgcttctccttcgcgagccgaggccgcgATTCCCCGGCGACACGTGCCCTCGGAGGCCGGCGGGTTGTCTGTGGGCAGACTCGGCGGATTCGCGCGTCCCCGCCGCCTCTAAGGCATcactctcctcgctgcccgaCGCCTCTTGGTAATCCAAAAGGGCACCGCTGCCCCCCCactctcgcgcgtcctcttcttcggagTCGGAGTCCTGGTGCTCcctgcctcgccctgcgcTCTCTGTCGGGCGGTTCGGCCGGCGACGGGGGgacccggcgccgcgcctgccctGGCGCCGTCCCGctttcgcgccgccgcggctggagTCGAGGAAGAACAccagcgcggcgacagcaaGGCAGAGTAGAGTCGTCCCGCCCGCCACGACGACTGCGACGTTGGCGACGCTGTCCAGTGCAgactgcgcggcgtctttctctccgctctcAGGGGGCGGACTTCGagcgcgtgcctctctcggCGCAGACTCGCCCGCCTGGGCACACAGGCCCGCGTCGCAGTCCGCACGGAAGGACTCCGACGCGAACGGCGGCTCGGCAGGGCGGGAGCGCGCTCCCGCCCTGCCGCTGAAACCGCCAGCTAGCGCGATGAGGAACCCGAcaaaggcgacgaggaaggcacTAGCGATCACGCACAGCACCTGAACCGGGACGGGTCCGAAGCTCTCGGCGATTGACGCCGGCTGCGAGGactcctcccccctccccccctcggGAGACAGCTCGTCGTCTGAGAAGGCGTCCTCTCTCGAGCTCCGCCCTGAGGAGACGGtgggagaggacgcgaccgaagaggcgcgcccgTCGGAATCGCCCCCGGCCTCCGCGATCTTCCGCTCCAGTGCCTTCCGCAAggtctgctgcttctctttGAGCAGCCGCAGTAGCCTCTCGTGGActtgcttcttctgctgtagcagcgcccgcgcgtccagcctctgcgccgcctgcaccaCTCGCCTGTCGGCCTCCTCCACAGACGCGACTTCGAAGCTCACCgaccgctgcaggcggcagaggtCTTCGCGGGGGGTCTCAGGCTGCCGCGGTCGCTCGAACGCCTCTCCGGGTCTGGAGCGCGTGCCCGATCGGGAAGCACCCCCCGCAGACCGCGTCTCGCGAACGATGCTTGCAGACTCAGACGCGGGTAGACAGCTCTCTTCGGCGATGTCGCCCCCCTTCCCCGACTCAACCCATGCAGGCCCGCTGCTGGCAAcgcctctcttcgtcgcctgccggGTCTCTCCGCaccggccgcgcagcgcatgTCGCTCGGTGCTTCGCCGACccccggcctccgcctcggcgcgttTCCCGATGCTCAGATCTTCCTTGGAGCCAGACGGTGTACGTACGCCGCCACCCTTCCTCGCAGCCTGGTCGGCACCGGAGtcctctcgcccgcgaggcggggaCGTTTCCCTCGTGGGCatctcttcggcgtcgctttTGGAGTCCGCTGCGCAGCACGATGAGCCGCTCCGCTTCGGACTCCGCCCCGGCGAGGCCTCTGAGCGTGCAGAGGGCGTCTCTTCTGGCGCTCTATcctcggcctgcgcggcggcatctctgtcgcgcggcgcggctttgcagctgctgcagggcgTGTGCGAGGCAGAATCTTTCCTCGAGTGTTCTTGATTTCCGGACAGGGCCTTGGAGGCTGCACCGAGCTCTGCGGGCTctccgcgcgacgcagcagacgccgcgactGCCTTAGGCgtttcctcgcgctcgtcgctcCGCAGCATGGCTTTGTAAGTCTTCGCAGAGCGACGCTTGTAGCGCTGAATCTGCAGGAAAACAAAGGGCACCGCCACGGGCTCGGTCAATAAAAGCGATGCACGCGTGTGCAAAACGCTAGATATACGCAAAATGCGAGTCCCGCGAGTCAAAGGACATGGAAATCCcagccccgccgcggagacgacgtCGAATGAACGAGGCATGGCGCGGTAGCGGGCTcgctggggggggggggggggctctgagctgctgcgcagcagagagaaaaacttCGATCTTCAGCGGCCTGCCTAACATACACGGCAGTCTGCTGATCGGCTCCCGGGGCGTCGCGAGGTGTCCACGCGAGAGCGTTTGCAGCTGGAAaaacgcggaaggcggccgAACGCGCCGAGCCAGGATCTGAGCCCCTCGCCGAACGggcggaagagagagatATCGCAGCGCGGCGTACCTTttcgcggagaagcagcaagGCGTCTCGCACTTCTCGGTTGCCTGGCTCCTGCTCGTGGGCCTTCATCAGATCCTGCAGGGAAaaaacagacacacacgcagataTCTGCAGGCGCCCCTGACGCTGGGAACCCAGACAAGTAGAGACATATCAtctgcgcgtgtctgcgacAGCGTTTGTCGTTCGACTCAGTTTCACGGGGCTTCAGGCTCCTGCCCGTCTCCTTCCCCTGAGCTGACTCCAATAGTGAAGCGTTGTGAAAATGTATGTTTTCGTCTGCCTTGCAACGTCGCAAGTGTCTGCGCGAagcgctgcgtgcgcagaTGAAGCGTAGACgagtctcctctgcttcccaGAAGACCCGAGACTTTGttcccgctgcctcgcgagcTTGTGCGGCTGGAGCCACCCAACAGCAGCCTCacttccttcgcctcgacgAAGTGATCCTGCTGCAAATACGCCAGGCCGCGACGGTAGTGAGCCTTGACGTTGGTGGGATCCATCTCGAGAGCCTAAAGGCAGCAAAACACGTCTCAAAAAAGCTATCAAAATGGCATAAAGGCGCCCTGCCTGAGACGAAACACGCGCGACGAaagcggcctgcgcctcagaggaagaaggcactCCAGAGAACCAGTGCGGAAAGAAAACAGACAAAGAGAAACAACGGAGACGTTGAAAGCAAAGGCGGCCGCCCGGTACACTCGGCAGGCCAGCTCTGTGCACTTCTCACGCGCGCGGAAACCTCCACGCGTCTGCATACTTCCGCGCGCCAGTGGCTCGTCTAGGTGCCCATGCTTCTGAAaactccgcgcccgcgcccatGCGAGGTGAGCCTGCGGAAGGCAGAAAACtgcgagaagaggcagctTTTCTCGCCGAGGCACTTGAGTGCCCCTTGAACTCGCGCTCACAAGGCGGCACTGGATGTAGACCTCGTCGAAGTCCTGCTGTTGAAGTTTGCACGCCGCGAGGTTGAGATGGCAAGGCAGCTTCACTGAGTCCATCCGCTTCTGCTCTTCGTCCGTGTCAGGAAACGTGTAGTcgaactgcagcagcgcctgaggGGAAGCCAAAAACGCAGACATCTCCAGAAATGCTGTAAAAGATATGTAAGCAGGTTTCCAGATTCGCGCGTGACAGACGGAGATGCGAAACCGCGAGTAACCGCGCGTGTTTGACAGGTGAGGCTCGGCtcgggagggggggcagcCGCCAGGTAAGGAACACGTACCTTACGATAGTtgacagcggcgaggccgtAATTCTTCTCCCTGAACGCCGCGTTTCCTTCTTGCCGGAATCTGAAAGACCACCAGCAAAGGAATGGATTCAGAGTGCGCGCGCAAAAGAGCGGATACAGAAAACGAGACGAAACAGCAAAAGAGGCGCCGACCTGCAGGTGTCTCTCGAGACGGCGCCACAACGAGGGACGACAACAAAGAGAAATCTCCACGTTCAGAGAGAGCTggccgcgtcgtcctcaaCGCGGAAAATAGAAAACCCCGGTTTCCACGAGCGAAAACCCGCGaaacgaggagggcggcgcagagcctgaGAACAGGAGGCGAGGGTCCCCTTTCTGGTCAGCCCCACGAGGAGAAACACACGCAGGTAGGCAggcgctcctctgcggcaAATAACATGAAAGTCGAGCGCAAAGGAGAGTGTTCGTCGCCTCACCGATCCGCCGCGACGATCTTCTCTCCCGTGGGCTTCTCGTAGATTTGCCGCTCCTgcggaaaaaagagaagcgcACACAGAGGCCTACTCGGTTACCAGCAAATAGATGAACACAGATAGGtatagacagacagacacacaaaTGTAGGTCCTCATATAGATAGAAATAGATATagcgaggcagacagagagatgCAGACTGCCGTTGTATGCACTGTGCACATAACGTCCTCTGTTTGCGCTTGAAGAATCGGCGCGGCTGGTTCGAGTCTGGAAGCGCCTATTCGCGCAAAAGAAGCAATTAGCATATGCAAGGGATCCGGTCGCAGGAACGACACAGCCGCTTCGTAGTCGAGCGGCTTGTCGGGAAAAAACTTTTTTAAAAAAttcgcctgcgagagcgtgtacacggcggaggcgcgccacgatccgcgcgcctccttttTCTGCGACAACGATCAGCAACATAGTCCAGCCCTTTCTGAGTGAGGAAATGTCTCTCCTCTGAAGCCTCCTCTTTGTCGCGTGAACGACAAAGAACGCCAATTTCTCACCTTGGAGTGGTCGTGTGAGCAGCCCTGCATCAtctccctcgctgccgccgcttgcgcttcctcctgccttcgccgcctctcctcttcttcgtccagCTTCTTGCTTAGCCGCTCGTATttgcctgcagcgcagagacgccccACGCGAAACAAAGATGGTAAAAAACAGACGCCAGCGCGTGCCGCATCTGCACACACGTATCCGCacgacgcgcatgcaaagTCGCATCTACTAGTCTTGAAGGCATGATAGCAGGCGACTTACCGTAGTCAGTGTTGCTCATCACCTGGAGCGGTGATGACTTGGCGGCCTGCAAACATGAAAGAAACCGCGATTCCACATGCAGGAGAAAGAGCGATAGGCGATATATAGCTCGAAGAGGTATTTGAAGCGCAAGCTGAATTCACGCGATGTCTCTGCGCCTAGACGTGCATCCGCATATCTCAAGATCTGTGAATATGTGTGCTCTTGACTATGCTCATACACAAGACATCCacaggcgaagcggcgccttCCCCACCCTCTGCGAGCTGAAGTCTCACAGGCTGGAACGCGCGTAGCAGCGCCTCCGTTCGCCGCGTCGGTGGACCCCAAAACGCCTCCGGGGGACACATCATGGTTCCTCTTTGTTCTCTCTAAGGATACTTCGGCAACTAATCATGCAAGCGTGGGTGAGTGCCTCTGCGCATAGCGGATCACGG
The Besnoitia besnoiti strain Bb-Ger1 chromosome VIII, whole genome shotgun sequence genome window above contains:
- a CDS encoding hypothetical protein (encoded by transcript BESB_083150), translating into MITQTGTPPAPSGAPRAPGGPTCFSAVCGWMFKSEGWLRLAVGLQALVGTARLLTPRPLVAVSNFFLVFLGFNVTATPAVIRLFFLSFFALILGLSDLFWLVMKFTGPFGTAWLDPQYYWRPLYPSVYDRPYLLPPASQSPYQDKPEHAGPGRNETQAGAPPPLPRMYPPERPPAVWQIYVELVCFCVSPLVCLLTAWLAWRIYKRNILEIQATEVAFFLPAGEPEYGATGTSPSPGLFTPGHPTTGVVAEGEALLQPSRSSAFVPFAGEGMRLGGGERDDGYRWGDDAKKDAAEGATSEAAMRNDEKI
- a CDS encoding tetratricopeptide repeat-containing protein (encoded by transcript BESB_083160) produces the protein MKKERGQTRSSEKALSFARRFLDDELERKRLQAEINAAEEEPVGLSASNRHETSAEAAKSSPLQVMSNTDYGKYERLSKKLDEEEERRRRQEEAQAAAAREMMQGCSHDHSKERQIYEKPTGEKIVAADRFRQEGNAAFREKNYGLAAVNYRKALLQFDYTFPDTDEEQKRMDSVKLPCHLNLAACKLQQQDFDEVYIQCRLALEMDPTNVKAHYRRGLAYLQQDHFVEAKEDLMKAHEQEPGNREVRDALLLLREKIQRYKRRSAKTYKAMLRSDEREETPKAVAASAASRGEPAELGAASKALSGNQEHSRKDSASHTPCSSCKAAPRDRDAAAQAEDRAPEETPSARSEASPGRSPKRSGSSCCAADSKSDAEEMPTRETSPPRGREDSGADQAARKGGGVRTPSGSKEDLSIGKRAEAEAGGRRSTERHALRGRCGETRQATKRGVASSGPAWVESGKGGDIAEESCLPASESASIVRETRSAGGASRSGTRSRPGEAFERPRQPETPREDLCRLQRSVSFEVASVEEADRRVVQAAQRLDARALLQQKKQVHERLLRLLKEKQQTLRKALERKIAEAGGDSDGRASSVASSPTVSSGRSSREDAFSDDELSPEGGRGEESSQPASIAESFGPVPVQVLCVIASAFLVAFVGFLIALAGGFSGRAGARSRPAEPPFASESFRADCDAGLCAQAGESAPREARARSPPPESGEKDAAQSALDSVANVAVVVAGGTTLLCLAVAALVFFLDSSRGGAKAGRRQGRRGAGSPRRRPNRPTESAGRGREHQDSDSEEEDAREWGGSGALLDYQEASGSEESDALEAAGTRESAESAHRQPAGLRGHVSPGNRGLGSRRRSVELHEDPTYDSVMRQWCS